The Gemmatimonadales bacterium genome has a segment encoding these proteins:
- a CDS encoding substrate-binding domain-containing protein, protein MSTALVAACHSGKPATKTIGVTLLTQQDEFYRQLKEGLQKAADAHGYKLIVTSGDFDLAKQQSQIDNFIVQHVDAIVVCPVDTRGIGPAIAKANAAGIPVFTADIAAEGGQVVSHIASDNVAGGRLAADFLAHTIGEKGDVGIVTEPEVQSTIDRQAGFTDELQKYPGIHLVASLSGEGKRDRSLKAADDMLQAHPGLAGVFAINDESALGVLSSAQSHHNDKLAIVGYDASAEAQKAISGGTDLKADVAQQPSVIGSSTIDAIAANFSGQKPAARIAVPVRIVDADSVKATAPRNP, encoded by the coding sequence TTGAGCACGGCGCTCGTCGCGGCGTGTCACTCCGGCAAGCCGGCAACGAAAACGATCGGCGTCACGCTCCTGACGCAGCAGGATGAATTCTACCGGCAGCTGAAGGAGGGGTTGCAGAAGGCAGCCGACGCGCACGGCTACAAGCTCATCGTCACATCCGGCGATTTCGACCTCGCCAAGCAGCAATCGCAGATCGACAACTTCATCGTGCAACATGTTGACGCCATCGTGGTTTGTCCAGTCGATACGCGAGGGATCGGCCCCGCGATCGCCAAGGCCAACGCCGCCGGCATTCCGGTCTTCACTGCCGATATCGCGGCCGAAGGCGGGCAGGTCGTGTCGCACATCGCGTCGGACAATGTCGCCGGAGGGCGCCTCGCCGCCGACTTTCTCGCTCACACCATCGGCGAGAAGGGCGACGTCGGCATCGTGACCGAGCCGGAAGTGCAATCGACGATCGACCGGCAGGCCGGGTTTACCGACGAGCTGCAGAAATACCCCGGCATTCATCTCGTCGCCTCGCTCAGCGGTGAAGGGAAGCGCGACCGCTCGCTCAAGGCTGCCGACGACATGCTGCAGGCGCATCCGGGACTTGCCGGAGTCTTCGCCATCAACGACGAATCGGCGCTGGGCGTCCTCTCCAGCGCCCAGTCGCATCACAACGACAAGCTGGCGATCGTCGGCTACGATGCGTCGGCCGAAGCCCAGAAGGCGATCTCCGGCGGGACCGATCTCAAGGCCGACGTGGCGCAGCAGCCGTCGGTGATCGGCTCGAGTACCATCGACGCCATCGCAGCCAACTTCTCGGGGCAGAAGCCGGCGGCGCGCATCGCGGTGCCGGTGCGGATCGTCGACGCCGACTCGGTGAAGGCGACCGCTCCGCGGAATCCCTGA